One window of Nicotiana tomentosiformis chromosome 11, ASM39032v3, whole genome shotgun sequence genomic DNA carries:
- the LOC104111292 gene encoding probable E3 ubiquitin-protein ligase RHG1A, whose amino-acid sequence MQGKRSSIGSFSETLDFGSTSTSGDGIDQQMCWNSRVPDYVVSPNQNNISFLNPVSHERQNIMGLGFGEPSSTNHAGQSERKTDHGWSSTMNACPEPSHFSDEHQYGSPNILSLSNVEVNLNSVQMANSSIFSQGSSPTTLPHDMNTNSGFEGHHGDDDSEDDCQIMECTPAYKSDLPGKEWMSSATTCHTFAGPFGTNGFLIDENDGRPGSSLDGRRLSCKRKALEGHLGQSSASGSRNYIPHAENSLWHSLPSPHSMGTGASICAPTEGSGSINLSEQLNPRLGLSMGGTISESPLRLPASGIAESSRNTFRLRVNSSHQQDTIPSNLFPAVGDAGNVNVSSDWHSSRVFHNNSLNLMSMSAADNVNPQSQASVVHVPSLHRSSQARWDLAPNSRTSSSSSFYASGERDSAPYQEPHSRSLSRNISHHPMFIPVTDARNLNQNPANWSLAGGGNISIVGNVASTSRSSSSSRSHLSSPSRVQHRNPPQYSRRLSEYVRRSLLSSADAEPGGRSGNSPSLCLSAASRVLELSGNHGHRQSRSRSTALSERHLDGGIGVSHSWRTLAAASEGRSRLVSEIRNVLDLMRRGEGLQLEDVMILDQSVFFGMADIHDRHRDMRVDVDNMSYEELLALEERIGNVCTGLGEEAILSHLKQRSYICVKSEEPIDAEPCCICQEEYNDGEDLGTLECGHDFHRDCIKQWLKHKNICPICKTTGLNT is encoded by the exons ATGCAAGGGAAACGAAGTTCCATCGGTTCATTTTCAGAAACTTTAGATTTTGGTTCTACTTCAACATCGGGTGATGGTATAGATCAGCAGATGTGTTGGAATAGTCGTGTACCAGATTATGTGGTATCACCTAATCAGAataatatttcttttcttaatcctGTGAGCCATGAGAGACAGAACATAATGGGGTTGGGTTTCGGAGAACCGAGCTCCACAAATCATGCTGGTCAGAGTGAACGAAAAACAGATCATGGTTGGTCATCTACAATGAATGCATGTCCTGAACCTTCTCACTTCTCTGACGAACATCAATATGGGTCGCCCAACATTCTTTCATTGAGTAATGTAGAAGTAAATTTGAACAGTGTTCAGATGGCTAACAGCAGTATattctctcaaggttctagtCCAACTACCCTTCCTCATGATATGAACACAAATTCAGGGTTTGAGGGGCACCATGGTGATGATGACAGTGAAGATGACTGTCAAATAATGGAATGTACTCCAGCATACAAGTCTGATTTACCAGGAAAAGAGTGGATGTCATCTGCTACTACATGTCATACTTTTGCTGGGCCTTTTGGTACTAATGGATTCTTGATAGATGAAAATGATGGCAGGCCAGGCTCTTCGTTGGATGGTCGTCGCTTATCTTGCAAGAGAAAAGCACTTGAAGGACATCTGGGCCAATCTTCAGCAAGTGGAAGTAGAAATTATATTCCACATGCCGAAAACAGCTTATGGCATTCTCTACCTTCTCCACATAGTATGGGCACAGGTGCAAGTATCTGTGCTCCAACAGAAGGGAGCGGAAGCATTAATTTGTCAGAGCAGCTTAACCCAAGACTTGGGCTTTCAATGGGAGGAACCATTTCAGAAAGTCCACTTCGTTTACCTGCTTCTGGAATTGCCGAAAGTTCCCGTAATACTTTCAGGCTGAGGGTTAATAGCTCACATCAACAAGATACCATTCCTAGTAACCTGTTTCCTGCTGTGGGTGATGCTGGAAATGTTAATGTGTCATCTGACTGGCACTCATCGAGGGTCTTCCATAATAATTCTTTGAACTTGATGTCGATGTCTGCAGCTGATAATGTAAATCCTCAAAGCCAGGCCTCGGTGGTCCATGTTCCTTCTCTGCATCGAAGTTCACAGGCTAGGTGGGATTTAGCACCTAACTCAAGAACTAGCAGTTCATCAAGCTTTTATGCATCTGGAGAGAGAGACTCTGCACCATATCAAGAACCCCACTCAAGAAGTTTGTCAAGGAACATTTCACATCATCCAATGTTTATACCTGTTACTGATGCAAGAAATCTGAACCAAAATCCTGCCAACTGGAGTTTAGCTGGTGGTGGGAATATTTCCATTGTTGGAAATGTTGCATCCACATCTCGAAGTAGCTCGAGTTCACGCTCCCACTTGTCTTCTCCTTCTCGGGTTCAACACAGAAATCCTCCACAATATTCCCGGAGACTGTCTGAATATGTCCGAAGGTCTTTGTTGTCTTCAGCAGATGCTGAACCTGGAGGTCGTAGTGGTAATAGTCCTTCGCTATGTCTGAGTGCTGCCTCTCGGGTGTTGGAGCTTTCTGGCAATCATGGACATCGTCAATCAAGGTCAAGGTCCACAGCATTGTCGGAGAGACATCTTGATGGTGGTATAGGAGTTTCTCATTCTTGGAGGACTTTGGCTGCTGCCAGTGAAGGAAGAAGCAGGCTAGTCTCTGAG ATTCGCAATGTATTGGATCTTATGCGCAGGGGAGAAGGCTTACAACTTGAG GATGTTATGATCCTTGATCAGTCAGTCTTCTTTGGGATGGCGGATATTCATGATCGCCATAGGGATATGCGGGTTGATGTTGATAACATGTCATATGAG GAGTTACTGGCACTTGAAGAGCGCATTGGGAATGTGTGCACTGGACTGGGCGAAGAAGCTATTTTGAGCCATTTGAAGCAACGCAGCTATATTTGTGTTAAATCAGAAGAACCCATCGATGCAGAGCCATGCTGTATATGTCAG GAAGAATATAATGATGGAGAGGATCTTGGTACACTGGAGTGTGGCCATGATTTTCATAGAGACTGCATTAAACAATGGCTCAAACACAAGAATATATGCCCCATTTGCAAAACAACGGGGCTGAATACCTGA